The following are from one region of the Methanofastidiosum sp. genome:
- a CDS encoding transferase has product MNNFKIYPNVKIGENARIEDYVIIGQPPRGKKPGEIETVIGNNAVIRSHTVIYAGNRIGDNFETGHNVVIRENNVIGDNVSIGTGSCIEHHIKIGNDVRIHSQAFIPEYSLLEDKCWIGPNVVLTNARYPQSKNVKENLKGPIIKSKAKIGANSTILPGITVGNSALVGAGSVVVKDVETGEVVAGNPARHINCIKNLNDYK; this is encoded by the coding sequence ATGAATAACTTTAAGATATATCCTAATGTGAAAATAGGGGAAAATGCAAGGATAGAAGATTATGTAATCATCGGGCAGCCTCCGAGAGGTAAAAAGCCTGGAGAAATTGAGACAGTTATTGGTAATAATGCAGTAATCAGATCTCATACGGTGATTTATGCTGGTAACAGAATCGGTGATAATTTCGAAACCGGTCATAATGTTGTAATTAGAGAAAATAATGTAATAGGTGATAATGTTAGTATAGGAACAGGTTCCTGTATAGAACACCATATAAAAATAGGCAATGACGTAAGAATTCATTCACAAGCATTTATTCCAGAATACTCACTTCTAGAAGATAAATGTTGGATTGGCCCTAATGTAGTGTTAACAAATGCACGATACCCTCAATCAAAAAATGTAAAAGAAAATTTGAAAGGACCTATAATTAAATCAAAAGCAAAAATAGGTGCAAATTCAACTATATTGCCTGGTATTACCGTAGGAAACAGTGCATTAGTTGGTGCAGGAAGTGTAGTAGTAAAAGATGTTGAAACAGGGGAAGTAGTTGCAGGCAACCCTGCGAGACATATAAACTGCATTAAAAATTTAAATGATTATAAATAA